A stretch of the Hydra vulgaris chromosome 09, alternate assembly HydraT2T_AEP genome encodes the following:
- the LOC136084560 gene encoding 3-galactosyl-N-acetylglucosaminide 4-alpha-L-fucosyltransferase FUT3-like isoform X2 has protein sequence MAANRYSDLSIISMSLPIQSRNFLILTYTTFFGDPFPLSPSSECGFNTSNFQITNNKEQFKNSDVVMFHSRNMPSMQELIHLNNLRGKDQLWIYFTMESIYNNPGVNDIDKYFNASATYGVDTDIPFPYRYHKKRLEVVESFNKDYFLNKTRMVAWAVSNCNGDARNKLALKLISHGVGIEVSGGCAGRFPKAFSSKCRGRPCYEDLRDFKFYFSAENSLCDGYITEKYWSSGLDFDVIPIVLGGSNYSDPRLAIPGSFIDAMSFDSPKKLADYILDVSSNSTKYNSFFEWKKHWQLDSSSFFCMLCDKLRNGVNFRTNPLLKTMNREKCTRPQEKFNIWINQN, from the coding sequence gtTTACCGATTCAAAGCCGAAATTTTCTTATATTGacatatacaactttttttggcGATCCGTTTCCTCTCTCCCCTTCATCTGAATGCGGTTTTAACACTTCTAACTtccaaataacaaataataaggAACAATTTAAGAATAGTGATGTGGTAATGTTTCACTCGCGCAACATGCCATCCATGCAAGAGTTGATACACCTTAATAACCTGAGAGGAAAAGACCAACTATGGATTTATTTTACAATGGAGTCTATATACAATAATCCAGGTGTTAATGATATAGACAAGTATTTTAATGCTTCCGCAACATATGGAGTCGATACTGATATACCGTTCCCTTACAGATATCATAAAAAACGATTAGAAGTTGTTGAAAGCTTTAACAAagactattttttaaacaaaacaagaaTGGTTGCTTGGGCCGTGAGTAATTGTAATGGTGATGCTAGAAACAAACTTGCATTGAAGTTAATATCGCACGGTGTTGGTATTGAGGTTTCAGGAGGCTGCGCAGGAAGATTTCCAAAagctttttcatcaaaatgtcgAGGAAGACCGTGTTATGAAGACCTACGcgattttaagttttatttttctgcaGAGAATTCGTTATGCGATGGGTATATCACAGAAAAGTACTGGAGTTCTGGACTTGATTTTGACGTAATACCTATAGTTCTAGGTGGGTCTAACTATTCTGATCCAAGATTAGCAATTCCAGGTTCTTTTATTGATGCTATGAGTTTTGATTCTCCTAAAAAGTTGGCTGATTATATTTTAGATGTTAGTTCAAATTCTACAAAATACAACTCATTTTTTGAGTGGAAAAAACATTGGCAGTTAGATAGCTCTAGTTTTTTTTGCATGCTTTGtgataaattaagaaatggtGTTAATTTTCGAACAAATCCTTTATTAAAGACAATGAATAGAGAAAAATGCACTCGACCACaagaaaagtttaacatttggATCaatcaaaactaa
- the LOC136084560 gene encoding 3-galactosyl-N-acetylglucosaminide 4-alpha-L-fucosyltransferase FUT3-like isoform X3, translated as MFHSRNMPSMQELIHLNNLRGKDQLWIYFTMESIYNNPGVNDIDKYFNASATYGVDTDIPFPYRYHKKRLEVVESFNKDYFLNKTRMVAWAVSNCNGDARNKLALKLISHGVGIEVSGGCAGRFPKAFSSKCRGRPCYEDLRDFKFYFSAENSLCDGYITEKYWSSGLDFDVIPIVLGGSNYSDPRLAIPGSFIDAMSFDSPKKLADYILDVSSNSTKYNSFFEWKKHWQLDSSSFFCMLCDKLRNGVNFRTNPLLKTMNREKCTRPQEKFNIWINQN; from the coding sequence ATGTTTCACTCGCGCAACATGCCATCCATGCAAGAGTTGATACACCTTAATAACCTGAGAGGAAAAGACCAACTATGGATTTATTTTACAATGGAGTCTATATACAATAATCCAGGTGTTAATGATATAGACAAGTATTTTAATGCTTCCGCAACATATGGAGTCGATACTGATATACCGTTCCCTTACAGATATCATAAAAAACGATTAGAAGTTGTTGAAAGCTTTAACAAagactattttttaaacaaaacaagaaTGGTTGCTTGGGCCGTGAGTAATTGTAATGGTGATGCTAGAAACAAACTTGCATTGAAGTTAATATCGCACGGTGTTGGTATTGAGGTTTCAGGAGGCTGCGCAGGAAGATTTCCAAAagctttttcatcaaaatgtcgAGGAAGACCGTGTTATGAAGACCTACGcgattttaagttttatttttctgcaGAGAATTCGTTATGCGATGGGTATATCACAGAAAAGTACTGGAGTTCTGGACTTGATTTTGACGTAATACCTATAGTTCTAGGTGGGTCTAACTATTCTGATCCAAGATTAGCAATTCCAGGTTCTTTTATTGATGCTATGAGTTTTGATTCTCCTAAAAAGTTGGCTGATTATATTTTAGATGTTAGTTCAAATTCTACAAAATACAACTCATTTTTTGAGTGGAAAAAACATTGGCAGTTAGATAGCTCTAGTTTTTTTTGCATGCTTTGtgataaattaagaaatggtGTTAATTTTCGAACAAATCCTTTATTAAAGACAATGAATAGAGAAAAATGCACTCGACCACaagaaaagtttaacatttggATCaatcaaaactaa